The Syngnathus acus chromosome 3, fSynAcu1.2, whole genome shotgun sequence genome includes a window with the following:
- the LOC119121000 gene encoding uncharacterized protein LOC119121000 — protein sequence MTTVEEKFTEILSQVLGNLKEKDKKGEKEKLRKEWIKLQKKNSKLQRKEVTWSQISDELCHEEKELWGQIEKEKRAMKEIHWREKRIAKKRLEKVEETRRRVHFLAMEATVFAKIREGRNPVTSVSMPVNAGTRVSKKASLYPTLPVDNKFTDFSLPSAPPPDPPPMLDTPCVMAPMIEVAGLIQEAPDMNQTEHRLIRRYAEICRSLLYRMTAFFSSTVGGPLGGPSVWVLR from the exons ATGACTACTGTTGAGGAGAAGTTCACAGAAATTTTGTCTCAAGTCTTGGGTAATCTGAAGGAGAAAGATAAGAAAGGGGAGAAGGAAAAGTTGCGGAAGGAATGGATTAagttgcaaaagaaaaacagtaagTTGCAAAGAAAGGAAGTGACGTGGAGTCAGATAAGTGATGAGTTGTGTCATGAAGAGAAAGAATTATGGGGACAGATAGAAAAGGAGAAGAGAGCAATGAAAGAGATACATTGGCGAGAGAAAAGAATAGCAAAGAAACGGCTTGAAAAAGTAGAAGAAACGAGACGTCGTGTGCATTTTTTGGCAATGGAAGCCACAGTGTTCGCGAAAATCCGGGAGGGGCGAAACCCTGTTACCAGCGTGAGTATGCCTGTAAACGCTGGAACCCGGGTGAGTAAAAAAGCATCGTTGTATCCAACTCTGCCAGTTGACAACAAATTCACCGACTTTTCTCTCCCTTCGGCGCCGCCACCGGACCCACCCCCCATGTTGGACACACCATGTGTGATGGCACCTATGATAGAAGTCGCGGGACTGATTCAGGAAGCTCCAGATATGAACCAGACGGAACACAGATTAATCCGTCGCTACGCAGAG ATTTGCAGATCTCTCCTCTACAGGATGACAGCATTCTTTTCATCGACTGTTGGCGGACCTCTGGGAGGTCCCTCCGTGTGGGTTTTGCGGTAG